In a single window of the Melioribacteraceae bacterium genome:
- the secA gene encoding preprotein translocase subunit SecA, translating into MFGSLLKKIFGDKNESALKNFWPIVSQINEVNATLALLSDEQLKAKTVEFKEVIRDSVRDILEPLNELKAKLRDNAIQEDKNSIHEKIDQLEKELDAKYEEVLDDLMVDAFAVVKDTCRRLVGKSWDAAGNKINWDMVPYDVQLIGGMVLHKGKIAEMATGEGKTLVATLPIYLNALTGRGVHIVTVNDYLAKRDSEWMGEVFKFHGLTVGCILNTMDSEERKKVYNCDIVYGTNNEFGFDYLRDNMASDLAYCVQRGHNYAIVDEVDSVLIDEARTPLIISGPVGSTDHKFDEMKPRVERLFRKQANLVAQIVKEAETLLQSQDGKDREKAGILLLRANRGFPKSKALMKLLSEPENKKLMQSTELDFLRENAKRMPEIDEELYYSIEEKNNQMDLTEKGREELATGSAEGKDFFVLPDLGTEISRIENEITDEELRLKRKDELYHIYAERSDRIHTINQLLKAYTLFEKDDEYVVTEDGKIAIVDEFTGRILPGRRYSDGLHQAIEAKENVKVERDTQTLATITLQNYFRLYKKLAGMTGTAETEEGEFFQIYKLEVNVIPTNKPITRDDDDDAIYRTKREKYNAVLEKIKELKEQKRPVLVGTTSVEVSETLSRMLKRQGVAHNVLNAKQHQREAEIVAFAGQPGAVTIATNMAGRGTDIKLGAGVKDAGGLYILGTERHESRRIDRQLRGRSGRQGDPGTSKFYISLEDDLMRLFGTDRITSVMSKIGMEEGEAIQHPLITKSVSRAQKKVEENNFAIRKRLLEFDNVMNQQREVIYSKRKKALEGERLKGEVLEYLEEYIENTIEKYYENGEIELIHSALLQNLLLDIKLEPQVIVDLGKEGYRDKLIEAANEFYTRKEEMLSSDLMARLERYAFLSVIDEKWKEHLREMDDLKEGIGLRAYGQKDPLLEYKGEAYNLFITLLDEIRDEVVSFCFKFWPQAPSEVQERRIAPAQRLRAIKDDTDNLGYKSSSGMGEGAASAKHQPVRVEKQVGRNEPCPCGSGKKYKHCHGV; encoded by the coding sequence ATGTTTGGTTCCTTATTAAAGAAGATTTTTGGTGATAAAAACGAGAGCGCATTAAAGAATTTTTGGCCAATTGTAAGTCAAATAAATGAAGTTAATGCAACTCTTGCCCTCCTTTCTGATGAACAGCTTAAAGCTAAAACTGTCGAATTTAAAGAGGTCATTCGTGATTCTGTTAGAGATATTTTAGAACCATTGAATGAGCTAAAAGCAAAATTGCGTGATAATGCGATCCAGGAAGATAAAAATTCAATACACGAAAAGATTGACCAGTTGGAAAAAGAGCTTGATGCTAAATATGAAGAAGTGTTGGATGATTTAATGGTTGATGCTTTTGCTGTTGTTAAAGATACATGTCGGCGACTTGTGGGCAAATCTTGGGATGCTGCGGGCAATAAAATAAATTGGGATATGGTTCCCTACGATGTTCAGCTAATTGGCGGAATGGTGCTTCATAAAGGTAAAATTGCTGAAATGGCCACTGGTGAAGGAAAAACCCTCGTTGCTACACTGCCTATTTATCTAAATGCGCTAACCGGTCGTGGTGTACATATCGTAACCGTGAACGATTATTTAGCAAAACGAGATAGTGAGTGGATGGGAGAGGTTTTTAAGTTTCATGGCCTCACCGTTGGCTGCATACTTAATACTATGGATTCAGAGGAACGCAAAAAAGTATATAACTGCGATATTGTGTATGGTACTAATAATGAATTTGGTTTTGATTATCTCCGCGATAATATGGCAAGCGATTTAGCTTATTGTGTTCAGAGAGGACATAACTACGCTATTGTTGATGAGGTGGATTCTGTTCTTATTGACGAAGCTAGAACTCCTCTTATTATCTCAGGTCCTGTTGGTTCTACCGATCACAAATTTGATGAGATGAAACCTCGTGTTGAAAGATTATTCAGAAAACAAGCAAACTTAGTTGCTCAAATTGTTAAAGAAGCAGAAACACTTCTTCAAAGCCAGGATGGAAAAGATAGAGAGAAAGCAGGTATTCTTTTATTGAGAGCAAATAGAGGATTCCCTAAAAGCAAAGCATTAATGAAATTGCTATCCGAACCAGAGAATAAAAAATTAATGCAATCAACAGAATTGGATTTCCTTCGAGAAAACGCCAAGAGAATGCCTGAAATTGATGAGGAGCTTTATTACTCTATTGAAGAAAAAAATAATCAAATGGATTTAACTGAAAAGGGAAGGGAAGAACTAGCAACCGGTTCTGCCGAAGGAAAAGATTTCTTTGTGCTTCCCGATCTTGGTACCGAAATTAGTAGGATCGAAAATGAAATTACTGATGAAGAATTAAGATTAAAAAGGAAGGATGAACTTTATCATATATATGCTGAACGCTCAGATAGAATTCATACCATTAATCAGCTTTTAAAAGCATATACACTATTTGAAAAAGATGATGAGTATGTAGTTACAGAAGATGGAAAGATTGCTATTGTTGATGAGTTTACTGGAAGAATTTTACCGGGAAGAAGATATTCTGACGGTCTTCATCAAGCAATTGAAGCAAAGGAAAATGTAAAGGTTGAAAGAGATACTCAAACTCTTGCTACTATTACTCTTCAGAATTATTTCCGCCTATATAAAAAATTAGCAGGAATGACCGGAACCGCAGAAACTGAAGAGGGTGAATTTTTCCAAATATATAAGCTTGAAGTAAATGTAATCCCAACGAATAAACCAATTACCCGTGACGATGACGATGACGCCATCTATCGTACCAAGCGTGAAAAGTATAATGCCGTGCTCGAAAAAATTAAAGAGTTGAAAGAACAAAAACGCCCCGTATTAGTTGGTACAACCAGTGTCGAAGTCTCTGAAACTTTAAGCAGAATGCTGAAACGCCAGGGCGTGGCTCATAACGTTTTAAATGCTAAACAGCATCAACGTGAAGCAGAAATTGTTGCATTCGCGGGGCAACCGGGGGCAGTTACAATTGCAACTAATATGGCAGGTAGAGGTACAGATATTAAATTGGGCGCAGGTGTAAAAGACGCAGGCGGTTTATATATTCTTGGAACCGAGCGCCATGAATCAAGAAGAATTGATCGCCAACTTAGAGGTCGGTCTGGCCGACAAGGAGATCCCGGTACTTCAAAGTTTTATATCTCACTTGAAGATGATTTGATGAGATTGTTTGGTACAGATAGAATTACGAGTGTAATGAGTAAAATAGGAATGGAAGAGGGGGAGGCAATTCAGCATCCATTAATTACGAAATCGGTTAGCCGCGCTCAAAAAAAGGTTGAAGAAAATAACTTTGCAATTAGAAAACGTCTTTTAGAGTTTGATAATGTTATGAATCAGCAGCGCGAGGTTATTTATTCAAAAAGAAAAAAAGCTTTAGAGGGAGAAAGATTAAAGGGGGAAGTATTAGAATATTTAGAAGAGTATATAGAAAATACCATTGAAAAGTATTATGAGAATGGAGAGATTGAACTCATTCATTCAGCACTATTACAAAATTTATTACTGGATATAAAATTAGAACCTCAGGTAATAGTTGATCTTGGTAAAGAAGGATACAGAGATAAATTAATTGAAGCGGCAAATGAGTTTTATACCCGCAAAGAGGAGATGTTAAGCAGTGACTTGATGGCTAGATTAGAAAGATATGCTTTCTTAAGTGTTATCGATGAAAAATGGAAAGAACATCTTAGAGAAATGGATGACCTAAAAGAGGGTATTGGTTTGCGAGCCTACGGTCAAAAAGATCCTTTGCTGGAATATAAAGGTGAAGCATATAACCTCTTCATTACATTATTAGATGAAATTAGAGATGAAGTTGTATCATTCTGCTTTAAATTTTGGCCGCAAGCTCCTTCCGAAGTTCAAGAGAGAAGAATCGCTCCGGCTCAAAGACTTAGAGCTATAAAAGATGATACCGATAATTTAGGTTACAAATCTTCTTCTGGAATGGGTGAAGGGGCTGCTTCGGCGAAACATCAGCCCGTTCGAGTTGAAAAGCAAGTAGGTAGAAATGAGCCCTGTCCCTGCGGCAGTGGTAAAAAATACAAGCACTGTCACGGCGTTTAA
- a CDS encoding DUF2723 domain-containing protein → MSIKRIDLPKLFPLASGLLVFIIYLFTLAPSVIQIDSGELAAVQATLGIAHPTGYPLFTVLGFLFQLIPIPVTTIYKLNLLSSVWSALAVATFSVFVFDVLKYVLSKQSVNKREKSKETTINQTVLIFISVGSALIMGLGKTFWMQSTSVEVYSLQTFLFSLILLFSFRGFSNTVDKNCWIICAFVIGLSFSNHMTTILTLPLVIGLWYIQTNHIGKKLNKLLFFIVIVILTAGLFYSYLPLRSVFQPYFNWGNPINFENFLRHISGKQYQIWLFSSFESAQKQFSFYVSNFRNEFVYTGIIIGLTGIVRIAILNFKLAMILISTFLISILYTINYDIADIDSYFLFSFMIFSLFVSFGLVYLFIFLFNKIKNETATISLILSFAILPQLTNYNAVNQRSNYVFEDYTKLILNSVEPNSLIFSYQWDYFISPSYYFQKVENYRNDVIVIDKELLRRSWYLNQLENNYPELSSQIEKVQRPFIKSLKPFEAGEPFNAELIEQNYRRLMTKIVESRLPNSYIGIELIQNEMSRGEFNLPEGYTVAPHLFLFKVIKEGEYLPAPDPNFSIRFIEKNDRYTEFIRNTIAGMLIYRSMYEIQFNNIAQAKKYIQKVRKEFPEINIPNDLLQKINQTIY, encoded by the coding sequence ATGTCAATTAAGAGAATAGATTTACCGAAATTATTTCCTTTAGCAAGCGGATTATTGGTATTTATTATTTATCTATTTACACTCGCGCCTTCAGTTATTCAGATTGATTCGGGTGAACTCGCGGCTGTTCAAGCTACACTTGGCATCGCGCATCCAACCGGTTATCCACTCTTCACTGTTCTAGGTTTTTTGTTTCAATTGATTCCAATACCGGTTACAACAATTTATAAATTGAATCTACTTTCCTCTGTTTGGTCTGCACTGGCTGTTGCTACGTTTTCAGTATTTGTATTTGATGTACTAAAATATGTGTTGTCGAAGCAGTCAGTAAATAAACGGGAAAAGTCAAAAGAGACTACTATAAATCAAACAGTATTAATATTTATATCGGTTGGCTCAGCATTAATAATGGGATTGGGCAAAACTTTTTGGATGCAGTCTACTTCTGTTGAGGTTTATTCACTTCAAACCTTTTTATTTAGTTTGATTCTGCTCTTTTCATTTAGAGGATTTTCAAATACAGTTGACAAGAACTGTTGGATTATATGCGCTTTTGTTATTGGGCTTTCCTTCTCAAACCATATGACAACTATTCTTACATTACCCCTTGTTATTGGTCTCTGGTATATTCAGACTAATCACATTGGGAAGAAATTGAATAAGTTATTATTTTTTATCGTCATTGTTATCTTAACTGCCGGACTCTTTTACTCCTATTTACCATTACGGTCAGTTTTCCAGCCCTATTTTAATTGGGGGAACCCAATTAATTTTGAGAATTTCTTGCGTCATATCTCCGGTAAACAGTACCAGATTTGGCTATTCAGTTCATTCGAATCGGCCCAAAAACAGTTTAGTTTTTACGTATCAAATTTTAGAAATGAATTTGTTTATACCGGAATCATAATTGGATTAACGGGAATTGTAAGAATTGCTATTCTGAATTTTAAGCTTGCAATGATTTTAATAAGCACATTTTTGATTTCAATTCTTTATACCATCAATTATGATATAGCAGATATTGATTCTTACTTCCTTTTTTCGTTTATGATTTTTTCCCTTTTTGTTTCATTCGGATTGGTTTATTTATTTATTTTTTTATTTAACAAGATAAAAAACGAAACCGCAACTATCTCTTTGATTTTATCTTTTGCAATTCTTCCCCAATTAACTAATTATAACGCGGTTAACCAGCGCAGTAATTATGTATTTGAAGACTATACAAAACTCATATTAAATAGTGTTGAGCCAAACTCATTAATATTTTCATACCAGTGGGATTATTTTATTTCCCCCTCCTATTACTTTCAAAAAGTTGAGAACTATAGAAATGACGTTATTGTAATTGATAAAGAACTACTCAGAAGATCATGGTATTTAAACCAATTAGAAAATAATTATCCAGAATTATCCTCACAAATAGAAAAGGTACAAAGACCTTTCATAAAATCTCTAAAACCATTTGAAGCTGGTGAACCGTTTAATGCTGAATTGATAGAACAGAATTATAGAAGATTAATGACTAAGATTGTCGAGTCACGACTTCCAAATTCTTATATAGGAATTGAATTAATTCAGAATGAAATGAGTAGGGGTGAGTTTAATTTACCTGAAGGGTATACCGTGGCTCCTCACTTATTTTTATTTAAGGTAATTAAAGAAGGAGAATATTTACCCGCACCCGATCCCAATTTTAGCATCAGATTTATTGAAAAAAATGACAGATATACAGAGTTTATTAGAAATACTATTGCAGGAATGCTAATTTACCGTTCGATGTATGAAATTCAGTTTAATAATATTGCTCAAGCTAAAAAATACATACAAAAGGTTAGAAAGGAATTCCCCGAAATAAATATCCCAAATGATCTTTTACAAAAAATTAACCAGACAATTTATTAA
- a CDS encoding DUF4837 family protein, whose translation MYYKKIFVFTILISVSGFLFLSCGGENKNAWGSDDEIIVFADSSDFYELEASLLTVFNKVIYTPQAEVLFNLVRKDVSQFEQYRKFKNILFIAPLDTLHQVSKIVGNMLTEDVRLLVMNDSVSVINKHDVWAKNQLVMILTSPNLEKLKNNILNSHQDLIYYFQKASDKRLFASLYNEKYERKDIEAQLLKDYGWMIYVQADFSIALNKKEDNFVWLRRGAGTEVERWIFVHWIENASPSLFHKDSINAIRNRLTQKYYRTSDDSGFVRIADDYYSIQETNFLKRYALMTQGLWVMSDATMGGPFVNYTFYDNDTKRLYMLDGSVYAPKFFKKKIIQQVDVTLQSFLTDKEITPDRKKALFETLD comes from the coding sequence ATGTACTATAAGAAAATCTTTGTATTTACAATTCTTATCTCAGTAAGTGGATTTTTATTTCTATCATGTGGGGGCGAGAATAAAAATGCGTGGGGCTCTGATGATGAGATAATTGTTTTTGCGGATTCATCAGATTTTTATGAACTCGAAGCTTCACTCTTAACGGTTTTTAATAAAGTCATATATACTCCTCAAGCCGAGGTCTTGTTTAATCTGGTACGAAAAGACGTTTCACAATTTGAACAATATAGAAAATTTAAAAATATTCTTTTTATTGCCCCATTAGATACTCTTCACCAAGTTTCTAAAATAGTTGGTAACATGCTCACCGAAGATGTCAGGTTACTGGTAATGAATGATTCTGTTTCTGTAATCAATAAACATGATGTTTGGGCAAAAAATCAGCTAGTAATGATTCTTACTTCTCCTAATCTCGAAAAACTTAAAAATAATATTCTGAATTCTCATCAAGATTTGATTTATTATTTCCAAAAAGCTTCTGATAAAAGACTTTTTGCAAGTTTATATAATGAAAAGTATGAACGTAAAGATATTGAAGCACAGCTGTTAAAAGATTATGGCTGGATGATCTATGTTCAAGCCGATTTTTCTATTGCCTTAAATAAAAAGGAAGACAATTTTGTTTGGCTGAGAAGAGGTGCGGGTACAGAAGTTGAGAGATGGATTTTTGTGCATTGGATAGAAAACGCTTCACCATCATTGTTTCACAAAGATTCTATTAATGCTATTAGAAATAGATTAACTCAGAAATACTATCGAACTTCGGATGATTCCGGCTTTGTTAGAATCGCTGATGATTATTACTCTATTCAAGAGACTAATTTCTTGAAAAGATATGCGCTGATGACTCAAGGTTTGTGGGTAATGTCGGATGCTACAATGGGTGGACCATTTGTTAATTATACATTCTATGATAACGATACTAAAAGATTATATATGCTTGATGGTTCGGTTTATGCCCCAAAATTTTTTAAGAAAAAAATTATTCAGCAGGTTGACGTAACTCTGCAATCATTTTTAACTGATAAGGAAATAACTCCAGATCGTAAGAAAGCTCTCTTTGAAACGTTAGATTAA
- a CDS encoding dolichol kinase translates to MTTSERATIDYKSEILRKLVHLCSLSIPIGYYFLTKETTLSILFPMALLSLMIDYGRYYSKPLQGFIDKIFGFMMRNHEKDSKKKNLSGATYVLISAVLVIFLFPKIFAIAGFAVLIVGDMAAALIGRRFGRTKFLFKSLEGTLAFFVFSCAVILFTPKISGSFQEYLIGFIAVGIGALAENISGSWADDNVTIPVSIGIVMWLLYSLWLPDLNLVLPYVPN, encoded by the coding sequence ATGACAACTAGTGAAAGAGCAACCATTGATTATAAAAGCGAGATTCTTAGAAAGTTAGTGCATCTCTGTTCGCTTTCAATTCCTATTGGCTACTATTTCCTTACTAAGGAAACAACACTTAGTATTTTGTTCCCAATGGCTCTTCTCTCATTAATGATCGATTATGGACGGTACTACTCAAAACCGCTACAGGGTTTTATTGATAAAATCTTTGGATTTATGATGCGTAATCATGAGAAAGATTCAAAGAAAAAAAATCTAAGTGGTGCGACTTACGTTTTAATTTCTGCGGTTTTAGTGATCTTTTTATTCCCTAAAATTTTTGCAATTGCCGGCTTTGCGGTTTTAATTGTCGGCGATATGGCAGCGGCTTTGATCGGTAGAAGATTTGGAAGAACAAAATTCCTTTTTAAAAGTTTAGAGGGGACTCTAGCGTTTTTCGTTTTTTCTTGTGCGGTGATTCTTTTTACACCAAAAATTTCCGGTTCTTTTCAAGAATATCTTATAGGATTTATTGCAGTTGGAATTGGCGCACTTGCCGAAAATATTTCGGGTAGCTGGGCAGATGACAATGTTACCATCCCAGTATCAATTGGAATTGTAATGTGGCTGCTATATTCACTATGGCTCCCTGATCTGAATTTGGTTTTACCTTACGTACCAAATTGA
- the ftsH gene encoding ATP-dependent zinc metalloprotease FtsH — MAENDKNSNQDKKKRGFGDGPKQDGDFDWSKIIKTVFSWGAVIIAAVIIMQLMKTGTPTSVEITYDIYSSLLDSNKIAEAKIIKSDINDYRLEGVLKENEKLMIKGRYENLKNFTVTLVAEDLADQKKIWDEKNVKYTFAKESNEWMTILIGFIPWILLIVIWVFFFRRMQGGGAGGTRGIFNFGKSKAKLISESSIKVTFKDVAGADEAKVELQEIIEFLREPSKFQKLGGKIPRGVLLLGPPGTGKTLLARAVAGEAGVPFFSISGADFVEMFVGVGASRVRDLFEQGKRSAPCIIFIDEIDAVGRHRGAGLGGGHDEREQTLNQLLVEMDGFEQNSGVIIIAATNRPDVLDPALLRPGRFDRQVVVDRPDVKGREGILKVHTRKIPLDTDVDLSVLAKGTPGLAGAELANLVNEAALLAARKNKKKVMMEDFEEAKDKVMMGMERKSLIISEDEKRITAYHEIGHVLVAKMIPESDPVHKVTIIPRGRALGVTTYLPVDEKHTYSKNYLEAMITYAMGGRAAEKLIFNRFTTGAGNDIEKSTSIARKMVCEWGMSEKLGPLAYGTKEEEIFLGREITKHKDYSEQIAQQIDEEVKKIVVSCMDRAEKILSENVEMLHKLSKELLEREILDSEEIDKIMHGIELPPVKKNGTETPVADELPEHVKDLIEEKKKRETENSTDSVNDN; from the coding sequence ATGGCGGAGAATGATAAGAATTCAAATCAAGATAAGAAAAAAAGAGGTTTCGGGGATGGTCCGAAACAAGATGGAGATTTCGATTGGAGTAAAATAATTAAGACTGTTTTTAGCTGGGGCGCTGTTATTATTGCCGCCGTTATTATTATGCAATTAATGAAAACAGGTACTCCAACTTCAGTTGAGATAACTTATGATATCTACTCCTCGCTTCTCGATTCTAATAAAATTGCAGAAGCAAAAATTATTAAATCAGATATTAATGATTACCGATTAGAAGGCGTTCTTAAAGAAAATGAAAAATTGATGATAAAAGGTCGTTACGAAAATCTTAAAAATTTTACTGTTACCCTTGTAGCTGAAGATTTGGCCGATCAGAAAAAGATCTGGGATGAAAAAAATGTAAAATATACATTCGCAAAAGAATCTAATGAATGGATGACAATTCTTATTGGTTTTATTCCTTGGATACTTCTGATTGTTATTTGGGTTTTCTTTTTTAGAAGAATGCAGGGGGGAGGTGCAGGTGGTACTCGAGGCATTTTTAATTTTGGTAAGAGTAAAGCCAAGTTAATATCCGAATCATCAATTAAGGTAACATTTAAAGATGTTGCCGGTGCAGATGAAGCAAAAGTAGAACTTCAGGAAATTATAGAATTTTTGCGGGAACCTTCAAAATTTCAAAAACTTGGCGGTAAAATTCCAAGGGGCGTATTGCTATTGGGCCCTCCAGGAACAGGAAAAACTTTATTGGCCCGTGCCGTTGCTGGTGAAGCTGGCGTTCCGTTTTTCTCAATTTCTGGCGCCGATTTCGTTGAAATGTTTGTTGGTGTAGGTGCCAGCCGTGTACGTGATTTATTTGAGCAGGGGAAACGAAGCGCACCATGTATTATTTTTATTGACGAAATTGACGCTGTTGGGCGTCATCGTGGTGCTGGTTTGGGTGGTGGACATGATGAGAGAGAACAGACTCTAAATCAACTTCTTGTTGAAATGGATGGCTTTGAACAAAATAGTGGTGTAATAATTATTGCTGCTACTAACAGACCTGATGTTCTCGATCCTGCATTATTACGCCCAGGCAGATTCGACAGACAAGTAGTTGTTGACCGCCCCGATGTTAAAGGAAGAGAAGGTATTTTGAAAGTTCATACTAGGAAAATTCCTCTCGATACCGATGTTGATCTTTCAGTTTTAGCTAAAGGAACACCAGGATTAGCCGGTGCAGAATTGGCTAATCTTGTCAATGAAGCCGCATTGCTTGCCGCCCGTAAGAATAAAAAGAAAGTTATGATGGAGGATTTTGAGGAAGCCAAAGATAAAGTAATGATGGGAATGGAGAGGAAAAGTTTAATAATCTCCGAAGATGAAAAAAGAATTACTGCATATCATGAAATAGGTCACGTTTTAGTTGCAAAAATGATTCCAGAATCTGATCCGGTTCACAAAGTTACAATTATTCCAAGAGGCAGAGCGTTGGGTGTTACTACTTACCTTCCTGTTGATGAAAAGCATACATATTCTAAAAATTATTTAGAGGCTATGATAACCTATGCTATGGGAGGAAGAGCTGCCGAAAAATTAATATTTAACCGTTTTACTACCGGTGCAGGTAATGATATTGAAAAATCTACAAGTATCGCTCGTAAAATGGTTTGTGAATGGGGTATGAGTGAAAAATTGGGTCCACTTGCTTATGGAACAAAGGAAGAAGAAATCTTTTTAGGCAGAGAAATTACCAAGCATAAAGATTACAGTGAACAAATTGCTCAGCAAATTGATGAAGAAGTGAAAAAAATTGTTGTTTCATGTATGGATAGAGCCGAAAAAATTCTCTCTGAAAATGTGGAGATGCTTCATAAACTATCAAAAGAATTACTCGAAAGAGAAATTCTGGATAGCGAGGAAATAGATAAGATAATGCATGGTATCGAATTGCCTCCGGTTAAGAAAAATGGTACCGAAACTCCAGTGGCTGATGAACTACCTGAGCATGTTAAAGATTTAATTGAGGAAAAGAAAAAAAGAGAAACTGAAAATAGTACCGATAGTGTAAATGACAACTAG
- the hpt gene encoding hypoxanthine phosphoribosyltransferase, with amino-acid sequence MEKQNEILIGTEKFVQYLTEETIQARIKELSKQISEEYKTKLPIIIGVLNGSFMFMADLVKNLDINCEMDFFKLSSYGDEKISSGDVKLLKDLNADISDRHLIIVEDIVDTGLSINYIEKLLKQHNPASVKIVTLLFKPEKLKYDLKIDYIGFEIPNKFVIGYGLDYAQKYRNLKSIYVLSD; translated from the coding sequence ATGGAAAAACAAAATGAAATACTTATAGGAACGGAAAAGTTTGTGCAATATTTAACAGAAGAAACTATCCAGGCCAGAATTAAAGAACTTAGCAAACAAATTTCGGAAGAATATAAAACTAAACTTCCAATTATTATTGGTGTACTAAATGGCTCTTTTATGTTCATGGCCGATTTAGTCAAGAATCTGGATATAAATTGTGAGATGGATTTCTTTAAACTTTCAAGTTACGGTGACGAAAAGATTTCATCTGGCGATGTAAAGCTGCTAAAGGATTTGAATGCGGATATTTCGGATAGGCATCTTATAATTGTTGAAGATATTGTTGATACCGGGTTATCAATTAATTATATAGAAAAATTACTAAAGCAGCATAACCCGGCCAGCGTAAAAATTGTAACCCTTCTGTTCAAGCCTGAGAAGCTGAAATATGACCTCAAAATTGATTATATTGGCTTCGAAATTCCAAATAAATTTGTGATTGGATACGGCCTCGATTATGCCCAGAAGTACCGTAATTTAAAGTCCATTTATGTTTTAAGCGATTAA
- the tilS gene encoding tRNA lysidine(34) synthetase TilS: MKKTEQTVISFIKRHDLIQDGDKILVAFSGGPDSVFALNFLNKFKKKYNIQLIALHFNHQLRGNDSILDEKFSKIFCDSLDIKFFSKKLNVIEEAKLNKQSIEEAARELRYKYLTSFAHKYKCNKIITAHNQSDNTETVLLNLCSGSGVAGISGIPIRRGNIIRPFLCLSKNEIITYLKKHSIEYCSDLSNNSSEFKRNFLRNEIIPKLKDNLNPSLDAAVFRTTNFLLNVNGILNQVAAFIIRKEITYSKNNFDFPVRLISDFDQVTGGLLLREAIKKIGVEISSAEIDRLLKLAVSQKGKRVLLSGKLIAFREEDRIAFSKTDSRDENTVDVIVGMEAQINSIKLKIEEIANNKNKVTRGRNEELVDASKLNQKFIVRPWRDGDFFYPLGMKNKKKVSDFLTDQKIAAAKKKESLVLLNGDNIVWVVGFRIDDRFKITDQTEKIYKLRIG; encoded by the coding sequence ATGAAAAAGACAGAGCAAACAGTAATTTCATTTATCAAAAGACATGATCTTATTCAAGACGGTGATAAAATACTGGTAGCGTTTAGCGGCGGACCCGATTCAGTATTCGCCCTCAATTTTTTAAATAAATTCAAAAAAAAATATAATATTCAACTAATCGCGCTTCATTTTAATCATCAGCTTAGGGGGAATGATTCCATATTAGATGAAAAATTTTCAAAAATATTTTGTGATTCATTGGACATTAAATTCTTCTCGAAAAAATTAAACGTTATTGAGGAAGCGAAATTAAATAAACAATCAATTGAAGAAGCCGCACGCGAGCTTCGCTATAAGTACCTTACTAGTTTTGCCCACAAATATAAATGCAACAAAATAATAACTGCGCATAATCAAAGCGATAATACCGAGACTGTCTTGTTAAACCTTTGTTCAGGTTCAGGTGTGGCGGGTATCTCGGGAATACCGATCAGAAGGGGAAATATCATTCGTCCCTTTTTATGTTTAAGTAAAAACGAAATTATTACTTACTTAAAAAAGCACTCAATTGAGTATTGTAGTGATTTATCGAATAATTCCTCAGAATTTAAGCGTAATTTTTTGAGAAATGAGATTATCCCAAAATTAAAGGATAATTTGAATCCTTCTCTCGATGCCGCCGTTTTTCGTACCACCAATTTTTTGTTGAATGTAAATGGAATTCTAAATCAAGTTGCTGCGTTTATTATACGGAAAGAGATAACTTATTCTAAAAATAATTTTGATTTTCCGGTGCGGTTAATTTCAGATTTTGATCAGGTTACTGGCGGATTGTTGTTACGTGAAGCAATAAAAAAAATTGGTGTGGAGATATCCTCTGCGGAAATTGATAGATTATTAAAGCTTGCTGTAAGTCAAAAAGGGAAAAGGGTTTTATTATCAGGTAAGTTGATTGCTTTTAGGGAAGAGGATCGAATTGCTTTTTCAAAAACTGATTCAAGGGATGAAAATACTGTTGACGTAATTGTTGGCATGGAAGCGCAAATTAATAGTATTAAGCTGAAAATTGAGGAAATTGCAAATAATAAAAATAAAGTTACCAGAGGTCGAAACGAAGAATTAGTTGATGCATCTAAACTAAATCAAAAATTTATTGTGAGACCTTGGCGAGATGGTGATTTCTTCTATCCTTTGGGAATGAAAAATAAAAAAAAGGTGTCCGATTTTTTAACTGATCAGAAGATTGCTGCTGCAAAAAAAAAAGAATCTTTGGTTTTACTGAATGGCGATAATATTGTTTGGGTTGTTGGTTTTAGAATTGATGACAGGTTTAAAATTACCGATCAAACAGAAAAAATTTATAAACTTAGAATTGGTTGA